In Chiroxiphia lanceolata isolate bChiLan1 chromosome 2, bChiLan1.pri, whole genome shotgun sequence, a single genomic region encodes these proteins:
- the LOC116783016 gene encoding cell surface glycoprotein CD200 receptor 1-B-like isoform X2, with product MLGSSQQAGWCKKPPSHTKARATFLQVVCKVTYTIVLLTITEVRGATGNNEVSVTVGDSSVLACPLKSNINMLTWKIYPKAGGPCNLGYRADTNTTDRTNCSDSMNWKFRPDLGPVLGIQQVGIAQEGNYICEVVTPEGNFHRIYHLTVLVPPRLSLFCDEHGKPVCEAAAGKPPAQVSWLLGNNSSLEEESHDNGTVTVLRRLTACNTNVTDTTCMVFHPAGSWSESIACCPSEIGSFLHCVISLMSLLGLFFLQAVFRLYTFCGSRAMRN from the exons ATGCTGGGGAGCTCACAGCAAGCTGGATGGTGCAAGAAACCCCCATCACACACAAAAGCAAGAGCTACTTTTTTGCAAGTTGTCTGCAAGGTCACTTACACCATTGTCCTTCTCACCATCACTGAGGTCAGAGGCGCTACAG gGAACAACGAAGTGTCAGTGACCGTAGGTGACAGCTCAGTGCTCGCCTGCCCTCTCaaatcaaatataaatatgCTAACATGGAAAATATATCCCAAGGCTGGAGGCCCCTGCAACTTGGGCTACAGGGCTGATACGAACACgacagacagaacaaactgCAGTGACAGCATGAACTGGAAATTCAGACCAGATCTGGGTCCTGTGCTTGGGATACAGCAAGTGGGGATAGCCCAGGAGGGAAACTACATCTGTGAAGTTGTAACACCAGAAGGGAATTTCCACAGGATATACCACCTGACCGTGTTGG TGCCCCCAAGGCTGAGCCTCTTCTGTGATGAGCACGGGAAGCCCGTGTGCGAGGCAGCGGCAGGGAAGCCGCCTGCTCAGGTCTCGTGGCTCCTAGGGAACAACTCCTCCCTTGAGGAAGAAAGCCATGACAATGGGACAGTGACTGTTCTCAGAAGGTTGACAGCATGTAACACCAACGTGACTGACACAACCTGCATGGTGTTCcacccagctgggagctggagtgAGTCCATAGCCTGTTGTCCCTCAG AGATTGGAAGCTTTCTTCACTGTGTCATCAGCCTTATGAGCCTCCTGGGCCTCTTCTTCCTGCAGGCTGTTTTTCGTCTCTACACCTTCTGTGGTAGCAG GGCAATGAGAAACTAG
- the LOC116783016 gene encoding cell surface glycoprotein CD200 receptor 1-B-like isoform X1, translated as MLGSSQQAGWCKKPPSHTKARATFLQVVCKVTYTIVLLTITEVRGATGNNEVSVTVGDSSVLACPLKSNINMLTWKIYPKAGGPCNLGYRADTNTTDRTNCSDSMNWKFRPDLGPVLGIQQVGIAQEGNYICEVVTPEGNFHRIYHLTVLVPPRLSLFCDEHGKPVCEAAAGKPPAQVSWLLGNNSSLEEESHDNGTVTVLRRLTACNTNVTDTTCMVFHPAGSWSESIACCPSEIGSFLHCVISLMSLLGLFFLQAVFRLYTFCGSRYIWNMAISGHAHVRSQT; from the exons ATGCTGGGGAGCTCACAGCAAGCTGGATGGTGCAAGAAACCCCCATCACACACAAAAGCAAGAGCTACTTTTTTGCAAGTTGTCTGCAAGGTCACTTACACCATTGTCCTTCTCACCATCACTGAGGTCAGAGGCGCTACAG gGAACAACGAAGTGTCAGTGACCGTAGGTGACAGCTCAGTGCTCGCCTGCCCTCTCaaatcaaatataaatatgCTAACATGGAAAATATATCCCAAGGCTGGAGGCCCCTGCAACTTGGGCTACAGGGCTGATACGAACACgacagacagaacaaactgCAGTGACAGCATGAACTGGAAATTCAGACCAGATCTGGGTCCTGTGCTTGGGATACAGCAAGTGGGGATAGCCCAGGAGGGAAACTACATCTGTGAAGTTGTAACACCAGAAGGGAATTTCCACAGGATATACCACCTGACCGTGTTGG TGCCCCCAAGGCTGAGCCTCTTCTGTGATGAGCACGGGAAGCCCGTGTGCGAGGCAGCGGCAGGGAAGCCGCCTGCTCAGGTCTCGTGGCTCCTAGGGAACAACTCCTCCCTTGAGGAAGAAAGCCATGACAATGGGACAGTGACTGTTCTCAGAAGGTTGACAGCATGTAACACCAACGTGACTGACACAACCTGCATGGTGTTCcacccagctgggagctggagtgAGTCCATAGCCTGTTGTCCCTCAG AGATTGGAAGCTTTCTTCACTGTGTCATCAGCCTTATGAGCCTCCTGGGCCTCTTCTTCCTGCAGGCTGTTTTTCGTCTCTACACCTTCTGTGGTAGCAGGTACATATGGAACATGGCAATCTCTGGTCATGCTCATGTGAGATCACAGACATAA